From Levilactobacillus zymae, a single genomic window includes:
- a CDS encoding NmrA family NAD(P)-binding protein → MNIFITGATGQLGTYVIDYLKCFAPQAQLFGLARSTQAAQKLAKKGVIARRGDYAEPASLVTALTGMDRLLFISVPQAELQANVVTAAQQANVGFIAYTSINGIAYPKVGLEQNHRQTEALITATGIPHTFLRNSWYLEMETNPFKAALATGVYDTLSQGKVSYATRQEYAEAAARVIANPQFGAVVELGRDAFTHRELAHALATATGQPLSVQQVDAATYQAWLAPYTATNFETAMQAYVQHGDNGEAAVTQTTFETVLGHPLNSLVDAIRTIL, encoded by the coding sequence ATGAATATTTTTATTACAGGCGCTACCGGACAACTGGGAACTTATGTGATCGATTATCTCAAGTGCTTCGCCCCACAAGCGCAACTGTTTGGGCTGGCCCGCAGCACGCAAGCGGCCCAAAAACTGGCGAAAAAGGGGGTCATCGCCCGTCGCGGAGACTACGCGGAACCGGCCAGTCTGGTCACGGCCCTGACGGGGATGGACCGTCTCTTGTTCATCTCGGTGCCCCAGGCTGAACTTCAGGCGAACGTGGTCACCGCGGCTCAACAGGCTAATGTTGGGTTCATCGCCTATACCAGCATTAACGGCATTGCCTATCCCAAGGTCGGGTTAGAACAGAACCACCGTCAAACGGAGGCCCTGATTACCGCAACGGGCATCCCGCATACTTTTCTCCGAAATAGCTGGTACCTTGAGATGGAAACGAATCCCTTCAAGGCAGCTTTGGCAACGGGCGTTTACGACACCCTCAGTCAGGGGAAAGTCTCTTACGCCACCCGTCAGGAATACGCCGAGGCCGCCGCGCGGGTGATTGCCAATCCTCAGTTTGGTGCGGTCGTGGAACTGGGACGGGATGCCTTTACCCATCGGGAGCTTGCGCACGCGTTAGCCACCGCCACGGGGCAACCACTAAGCGTTCAACAGGTCGATGCGGCCACTTATCAGGCCTGGTTAGCCCCGTACACCGCCACCAACTTTGAAACTGCCATGCAAGCGTACGTTCAGCACGGGGACAACGGGGAAGCGGCAGTCACCCAAACGACCTTCGAGACGGTCCTCGGCCATCCGTTGAATTCACTGGTGGACGCTATCCGCACGATTCTCTAA
- a CDS encoding Txe/YoeB family addiction module toxin yields the protein MGIYWSDDAWQDYRYWQDQGDKKKIRKINALIKDIARHPFSGQGKPEPLKHELTGKWSRRITGEHRLIYRIEDDTLYLYSARDHY from the coding sequence ATGGGAATTTATTGGTCAGACGATGCTTGGCAAGATTACAGGTACTGGCAAGACCAGGGTGACAAGAAAAAAATTCGCAAAATCAATGCGCTGATTAAAGACATTGCTCGTCACCCTTTTTCGGGACAAGGTAAGCCTGAACCCCTCAAACATGAGCTGACCGGCAAGTGGTCGCGGCGGATTACCGGCGAGCATCGGTTGATTTATCGGATCGAAGATGACACGTTGTATTTATATTCGGCTCGCGATCATTATTGA
- a CDS encoding type II toxin-antitoxin system Phd/YefM family antitoxin, translating into MDAVNYTNFRQNLKSFMKAVNEDSEPLIVTTKKGEDDVVVLSKDDYDAMTETVRILSNQPLMDKIRRGDAQFAKGQGKQHALIDPEDD; encoded by the coding sequence ATGGACGCTGTTAACTACACAAATTTTCGGCAAAACCTCAAATCCTTTATGAAGGCGGTCAATGAAGACTCCGAACCACTGATCGTCACCACTAAAAAAGGAGAAGATGACGTTGTGGTTTTGTCTAAAGACGATTACGATGCGATGACCGAGACCGTGCGCATTCTTTCGAACCAACCCCTAATGGACAAGATTAGGCGCGGGGATGCCCAATTTGCCAAGGGGCAAGGCAAACAACATGCCCTCATAGACCCCGAGGATGACTGA
- a CDS encoding TetR/AcrR family transcriptional regulator: MQVNDYQDLRVQRTITSIYDAFKQLICEKDYSKITVTELARLARINKKTFYRYYPTLDDLLRELQAQYSKAYLDEIADLRYPRDLAKSVAAFFTYSASQGEAYDRITTCTVGSYVGIRQQMINDVMTKTWGQSPEFNQLADWQKQILLNFVEQTGLKVYTTWVANGRVEPLADVIRAATALMQGGVTQYLNLTK; this comes from the coding sequence ATGCAGGTTAATGACTATCAGGATTTACGCGTTCAGCGTACGATTACCAGTATTTACGATGCGTTTAAACAACTCATTTGTGAAAAAGACTATTCAAAAATTACCGTGACCGAGCTCGCGCGGTTAGCACGGATCAATAAAAAGACGTTTTACCGTTACTATCCGACGTTGGACGATCTCCTCCGTGAGCTACAGGCTCAGTACTCGAAGGCCTACCTCGACGAGATTGCTGATTTACGCTACCCACGTGATTTGGCCAAGAGTGTGGCAGCCTTTTTTACCTATTCTGCCAGCCAAGGCGAGGCTTACGACCGAATTACCACTTGCACGGTGGGGTCTTACGTGGGCATTCGGCAACAAATGATCAATGATGTGATGACTAAAACCTGGGGACAATCCCCGGAATTTAACCAATTAGCCGACTGGCAAAAACAAATTTTATTGAATTTTGTGGAACAGACTGGGCTAAAGGTTTACACCACTTGGGTGGCCAACGGGCGAGTCGAACCGTTAGCCGATGTGATTCGGGCAGCCACGGCATTGATGCAAGGTGGGGTAACTCAGTATTTGAATTTAACTAAATAG
- a CDS encoding nuclear transport factor 2 family protein — protein sequence MSIQLNEEQAVTQVVHQQVQGMLTKNLALLDQVIAPNAKFFHITGQVQSKTEWLRQIRLGRMHYFSSREVLFQATVTGDQAQVIVRNELDARIYGFRNTWPLQSQVKLAKGPHGWQIIEAHASMY from the coding sequence ATGTCAATACAACTTAATGAAGAACAAGCGGTCACTCAGGTAGTTCACCAGCAGGTTCAAGGGATGCTCACCAAGAATTTAGCGTTACTGGATCAGGTCATTGCCCCGAATGCCAAGTTCTTTCACATTACGGGACAAGTTCAAAGTAAGACGGAGTGGTTACGCCAGATTCGGTTAGGCCGAATGCATTATTTTAGCAGTCGGGAGGTTTTGTTTCAGGCTACTGTGACGGGTGATCAGGCTCAGGTCATTGTGCGTAACGAACTAGATGCCCGCATTTACGGGTTCCGCAACACTTGGCCGTTACAATCGCAAGTCAAGTTAGCTAAAGGACCACACGGCTGGCAAATTATTGAAGCTCACGCCTCGATGTATTAA
- a CDS encoding MFS transporter: MTKRRMAIATIALLIANFMGGLDATIVNTALPAITSDLNGIRLIGWISSIFLLGTAVTTVLWGRVGEAIGNKRTFQISVILFIVSSLVGGLSTSMLMLIVARAFMGIGAGGMVSIPFIIYADLYANPAERARALGWVTAFYTLSTVVGPLIGGWLVDTLSWHWVFFINLPIGIISLLLLQFSYREGNRAATQNRFDYLGSGLLIATLVVLLFASDSIATNIGQTLVLVIIGLVLMGVFYHIEKHQTHALVPVELLKNWQIQSQNVIMFLINGFFIGYSVYAPMWAQGLLGTNATYGGLTQIAGSVLLLIGTRYTAHLMEKLPYKRIVMLGSLSVLLSAVAMTLATQSAPYWWLLVSGGFNGLGMGLAFIPMQVSLQDGVRQDLISVSTTFGLLFRTLGQTFMSAIFGAVLSLSTASQVGGRLTTRMMNQLTDASSARHLPQTLLPQLRTILFNGLHLIMGIGLVLVILAIFINLTRKEPAKQPR; this comes from the coding sequence ATGACAAAAAGAAGAATGGCTATCGCGACCATCGCGCTACTCATTGCGAACTTTATGGGGGGCTTAGACGCCACCATCGTTAATACGGCTTTACCGGCCATTACCAGCGACCTTAACGGAATTCGACTCATTGGTTGGATCAGCTCTATTTTTTTACTGGGAACGGCGGTGACCACGGTCTTATGGGGCCGCGTCGGTGAAGCGATTGGCAACAAACGAACTTTTCAGATTTCAGTGATTCTTTTTATTGTTAGTTCGTTGGTCGGCGGCTTGTCCACCAGCATGCTGATGTTAATCGTCGCCCGAGCCTTCATGGGAATTGGTGCCGGGGGAATGGTCTCGATTCCGTTCATCATTTACGCCGATCTGTACGCCAACCCAGCTGAACGGGCCCGTGCTTTAGGATGGGTGACCGCATTTTACACCTTATCGACCGTTGTGGGACCACTAATCGGGGGATGGTTGGTCGATACGCTCTCGTGGCACTGGGTCTTTTTCATTAACCTACCCATCGGGATTATTTCATTACTCCTTTTACAATTTTCCTACCGTGAAGGGAATCGTGCGGCCACACAAAACCGCTTCGATTATTTAGGTTCCGGCCTGTTGATTGCGACTCTGGTCGTCTTGTTATTCGCCAGTGACTCAATTGCGACCAATATCGGTCAAACACTAGTGTTGGTCATCATCGGTTTAGTGCTCATGGGCGTCTTCTATCACATCGAAAAACATCAAACCCACGCCTTAGTGCCCGTTGAACTACTAAAAAACTGGCAGATTCAATCCCAGAACGTCATCATGTTCTTAATTAACGGCTTTTTCATCGGGTACAGTGTTTACGCGCCAATGTGGGCGCAAGGGCTCTTAGGAACCAACGCGACTTACGGGGGGCTGACTCAAATTGCCGGGTCCGTGCTACTGCTTATTGGAACGCGCTACACGGCGCACCTGATGGAGAAGCTTCCTTACAAACGCATCGTCATGCTAGGCAGTCTTAGCGTTTTATTGTCAGCAGTCGCCATGACACTGGCGACCCAATCCGCTCCTTATTGGTGGTTGTTGGTTAGTGGGGGCTTTAACGGCCTGGGAATGGGGCTGGCCTTTATCCCCATGCAGGTGTCGTTACAAGACGGTGTACGGCAAGACTTAATTAGCGTCTCAACCACATTCGGCTTACTTTTTAGAACCTTGGGCCAGACGTTTATGTCCGCCATTTTTGGGGCAGTTTTGAGTCTAAGCACGGCTAGTCAGGTCGGAGGTCGGCTCACCACGCGGATGATGAACCAATTGACCGACGCTAGCTCAGCTCGTCATTTACCTCAAACCCTGTTACCCCA